The Nitrospira sp. genome window below encodes:
- a CDS encoding NnrS family protein, which produces MAPKEMQIVTQPVAVVTQGGDEPSFPLYAGPAFLSYGFRPFFLGAALFAGLTVLFWITLFAGGVHVEFLYRPREWHVHEMLFGFIPALIAGFLLTAMPNWTDRMPLRGAPLLAMFLLWLAGRLLLVFPWTGGPAAAAIDGAFLVLLAAYVWREIIAAGCWDRAPIGVLVSFYACANILFHISALPGVPTDFPERFALSVMTLLLTIIGGRLTPTFTREFLAGRDMTKLPEVFSPMDAAAILLVLVAALAWIAQPESVWAGTMLLVAGVASVVRVLRWGGWRTLGEPLVVILHIGYGWVGLFLIALGGAILGIGFSTANAVHLLTTGAMGAMTLAVMTRASLGHTGRPRHADRLTVAIYILVNVGALLRIFAPNPETPTLLTHALLSLSALSWSGAYLLFAFHYGPFLVRPSLDE; this is translated from the coding sequence ATGGCACCAAAGGAAATGCAGATTGTGACTCAGCCGGTAGCCGTCGTAACACAAGGGGGCGACGAACCATCGTTTCCCCTTTACGCGGGACCAGCATTTTTGTCGTACGGATTCCGGCCGTTCTTTCTGGGTGCCGCGCTCTTCGCTGGTCTGACCGTCCTCTTCTGGATTACCCTGTTCGCTGGCGGTGTGCATGTAGAATTTCTTTATCGCCCGCGTGAATGGCATGTCCATGAGATGCTGTTCGGGTTCATACCGGCGTTGATTGCAGGATTTCTGCTGACGGCGATGCCGAATTGGACCGATCGCATGCCGCTCAGAGGCGCCCCCTTGCTAGCCATGTTCCTGCTGTGGCTGGCTGGGCGACTGCTGTTGGTCTTCCCGTGGACAGGGGGCCCTGCAGCCGCCGCGATCGACGGAGCCTTCTTGGTCCTGCTGGCGGCCTACGTCTGGCGGGAGATTATCGCAGCCGGCTGTTGGGACCGGGCGCCGATCGGTGTGCTGGTCAGTTTCTATGCTTGTGCGAACATTCTCTTTCACATATCGGCTTTGCCCGGTGTGCCCACTGATTTCCCCGAACGCTTTGCCTTGTCGGTGATGACGCTGCTGTTGACGATCATCGGCGGACGTCTCACGCCCACTTTTACCCGGGAGTTCTTGGCTGGTAGGGACATGACAAAGCTGCCGGAAGTATTTTCTCCGATGGATGCTGCGGCTATCCTGCTGGTCCTCGTGGCTGCGCTTGCCTGGATCGCCCAGCCGGAAAGTGTGTGGGCAGGAACCATGCTGCTTGTCGCCGGAGTAGCAAGTGTGGTGCGCGTGCTGCGCTGGGGAGGGTGGCGGACCTTGGGCGAGCCACTCGTGGTGATTCTCCATATCGGTTATGGATGGGTGGGATTGTTTTTGATCGCGCTTGGCGGGGCGATTCTAGGAATTGGATTTTCCACCGCGAACGCGGTTCATCTTCTCACCACTGGAGCGATGGGGGCGATGACCCTGGCCGTGATGACTCGAGCGAGTCTCGGCCACACGGGACGACCGCGACATGCTGATCGGCTCACGGTGGCGATCTACATACTCGTCAATGTCGGAGCATTACTGCGAATTTTTGCCCCGAACCCCGAGACACCGACACTCCTTACTCATGCGTTACTTAGC
- a CDS encoding ATP-dependent DNA helicase: MDDLIRQLNDRFGFATFRPGQEDVIHAVLAGRDAMAVMPTGQGKSLCYQLPATLLPGLTLVISPLIALMQDQVTAMKQRKIAAAAFHSGLSGLEKSRVMQDLQQRRVQLLYLAPERMQHEEFLRLLRSLWLSLLVVDEAHCISQWGHDFRPDYLKIGRLRRDLTNPPCLALTATATARVQTDLCQRLSLRDPFRLVAGFRRTNLALSVHHCQTFQEKLGMVERLVCGTEKGMILIYCATRRTVEEVAAWLESSHSSVDYYHAGLSDEERRLVHDKFRRGALRILVATNAFGMGIDKPDVRLVLHFDIPGSLEAYYQEAGRAGRDGQPAACVLLFHERDVATQEYFIAQASKDSEGAERAERMRTMLQELLGYVSASTCRQLAILDYFSDQAELALGPCGLCDRCVAPVRQPSRMISHETALSAKAIIDTVSWCRGRLGIGRIVDILRGSRSKALLAYSVEDCPTYGICRTRSKVAVTTLVKTLIGSGYLHVQGTEYPTIDVTPKGREVLQGLCTLTLEQVENYPAGRLERKPDRQRAALVNIPQASPPDRQLIERLRRLRSELAEEEGVAPFLIFHDRTLKAIAGHKPETAAALLEIPGIGERKAERYGRRVLAVVNGHQ, encoded by the coding sequence GTGGATGATCTGATTCGACAGCTTAACGACCGGTTCGGGTTTGCGACGTTCCGGCCGGGCCAGGAGGACGTCATTCACGCCGTGTTGGCGGGGCGCGATGCAATGGCCGTCATGCCGACTGGGCAGGGGAAGTCGCTTTGCTATCAATTGCCGGCGACCCTATTGCCGGGGCTGACCCTGGTGATTTCTCCGCTGATCGCGTTGATGCAAGATCAGGTGACGGCCATGAAGCAGCGGAAGATTGCAGCGGCGGCGTTTCACTCCGGCCTTAGCGGTTTGGAAAAGAGCCGCGTGATGCAGGATCTCCAGCAGCGGCGAGTTCAGCTGCTCTATCTGGCACCGGAACGGATGCAGCATGAAGAGTTTCTCCGACTGTTGCGTTCCCTCTGGCTGTCGTTGCTGGTGGTCGATGAGGCGCACTGTATTTCCCAGTGGGGTCATGATTTCAGGCCAGACTATCTCAAGATCGGTCGTCTGCGCCGGGATCTCACGAATCCACCCTGCTTGGCCTTGACGGCTACGGCCACCGCCCGTGTGCAGACGGACCTGTGCCAACGGTTGTCGCTTCGCGATCCGTTCCGATTGGTCGCGGGTTTTCGGCGGACGAATCTGGCCCTGTCCGTCCATCATTGTCAGACCTTCCAAGAGAAATTAGGAATGGTGGAGCGCTTGGTTTGCGGAACAGAGAAGGGCATGATCCTGATCTATTGTGCGACCCGCCGGACGGTGGAAGAGGTGGCGGCCTGGTTGGAATCATCTCACTCGTCGGTCGACTACTACCATGCCGGGCTCTCGGATGAAGAGCGGCGACTGGTGCATGACAAGTTCCGCCGGGGGGCGTTGAGAATCCTGGTGGCGACGAATGCCTTCGGCATGGGGATCGATAAGCCGGATGTCAGGCTGGTCCTCCATTTCGACATTCCGGGCAGTCTGGAGGCCTATTACCAGGAGGCAGGGCGTGCCGGCCGTGATGGACAGCCCGCTGCCTGTGTGTTGCTGTTTCATGAACGTGATGTGGCCACGCAGGAATATTTCATTGCGCAGGCCTCAAAAGATTCTGAAGGCGCCGAGCGTGCGGAACGCATGAGGACCATGCTGCAAGAATTGCTGGGGTACGTATCGGCGTCGACCTGCCGCCAGCTCGCGATTCTTGACTACTTTAGCGATCAAGCTGAGTTGGCCCTGGGGCCTTGTGGCCTGTGTGATCGTTGTGTTGCGCCGGTGCGCCAGCCGAGCCGGATGATCTCCCACGAGACCGCCCTGTCCGCGAAGGCGATTATTGATACGGTATCCTGGTGCAGGGGTCGGTTAGGTATCGGACGAATCGTCGACATTCTTCGTGGAAGCCGTTCGAAAGCGCTGCTGGCTTACAGCGTAGAGGACTGTCCGACTTATGGCATCTGCCGTACCCGTTCCAAGGTGGCAGTGACGACGCTCGTGAAGACTCTGATCGGCTCCGGGTATCTCCATGTACAAGGTACGGAGTATCCCACCATCGATGTAACGCCCAAAGGACGAGAGGTTCTGCAAGGACTTTGCACGTTAACCTTGGAACAGGTAGAAAACTATCCGGCCGGTAGATTGGAGAGGAAGCCGGATCGTCAGCGAGCCGCCTTGGTGAATATCCCTCAAGCTTCCCCACCGGATCGACAGCTTATTGAGCGACTCAGACGACTCCGCTCTGAACTTGCCGAGGAAGAGGGTGTCGCGCCGTTTCTCATTTTTCACGATCGAACGTTGAAAGCCATTGCCGGTCACAAACCGGAGACAGCGGCAGCCCTGTTAGAGATTCCGGGTATCGGCGAGAGAAAGGCAGAACGGTATGGCCGGCGGGTATTGGCTGTGGTCAATGGACATCAATAG
- a CDS encoding methyltransferase domain-containing protein: MNPNKALWEKGDFTRIAASMRESGEALIKALGITRGLKVLDLGCGDGTTAVPAAKLGAEVLGVDIARNLVAAGNKRARVEGLTNLRFQEGDATDLHEVNNKTFDLAISIFGAMFAPKPFDVAKEMVRVTKPGGRVVMGNWIPNDPTLVAQILKISATYSPPPPEGFVSPMTWGIESHVVERFTGAGVPQERISFVRDTYTFNYPDTPSSFVDTFRRYYGPTMSAFEAAEKNGRAADLQKELETLFESHNGSINNEVTSIPATYLRVTVFV; this comes from the coding sequence GTGAATCCAAATAAGGCACTCTGGGAAAAAGGCGACTTTACGCGCATCGCGGCGAGTATGAGGGAGAGTGGAGAAGCACTTATCAAAGCCCTCGGAATCACGCGAGGACTCAAGGTGCTGGATCTGGGATGCGGCGACGGCACGACGGCGGTCCCGGCGGCAAAACTCGGTGCGGAGGTCTTAGGCGTCGATATCGCCAGGAATCTGGTGGCTGCGGGGAATAAGAGGGCACGGGTGGAAGGCCTCACAAACCTGAGGTTTCAGGAAGGCGATGCAACCGATTTACATGAAGTGAACAATAAGACGTTTGATCTGGCCATCAGCATTTTTGGCGCCATGTTTGCGCCGAAGCCGTTTGATGTGGCCAAGGAGATGGTAAGGGTGACCAAGCCCGGAGGCCGGGTGGTGATGGGAAACTGGATACCCAACGATCCGACGTTGGTGGCCCAAATCCTAAAAATCAGCGCCACTTACTCGCCGCCTCCGCCGGAAGGCTTTGTTAGCCCGATGACCTGGGGCATCGAGAGCCATGTGGTCGAGCGATTCACAGGCGCAGGGGTTCCCCAAGAACGGATCTCATTCGTCCGAGATACCTATACGTTCAATTATCCAGACACGCCATCCTCGTTCGTCGACACATTCAGAAGATACTACGGACCCACGATGAGTGCGTTCGAGGCTGCGGAAAAGAACGGTCGGGCGGCTGATCTGCAGAAAGAACTCGAGACTCTGTTTGAAAGCCATAATGGGAGCATCAACAATGAGGTCACCTCTATTCCGGCGACCTATCTGCGGGTGACTGTTTTCGTATAA